CCTTCCATCGTCGCCGGAAGTCCCGTGTCCTGCATGTCACCGGCAATCCAGAGATTGTCGAGGAAGGAGTGGGCCAAAGGACGCCACATTCCCTGCCCCGGAGAAAAAATCGGAGTCGCGAAGCGTTCACGGATCACCCGGGCAAAAACAAGTTTTTTGTCCGGACTTCCCGGAGACAGTCGCAGAACGGTTTTCCGGGCCTTCTCGATCAGTTCGTCATCGTCTTCCTCAAGACTCTCCCTGGCGCCCGAGACAACGCATGAGAGCATCCGGCCGGGATAGAAGTCCCCAAGCGGTCCGGAATAACTGAAATCAGCCAGCTTTTTATCCGGGAGAATCGCCGGAAGCGCCCGGCCCATCATGTAATCCCGATTGAACACCCAGTGCATGTCGTGTTCGGAAAATCCCGTCATCATCGGGACGGCAACCGGTTCCTGAAACCAGAGATGCACGGAAAGAATGGGGGAGGGCTTGGACAGTCTCACGATGTTCTGAATCATCGGGTTGTTCATTTCCGTCGACGGAAAAAGCTCTTCGAAGGACCACGGAGGAACGGTGACAATGACATGATCATCCGGTCCAAGCATCCGGGTGTCTTTTCCGATCTGCATTCCGGTCAGACGGTTCTGGTGAACGAGAAAGCGGGAGACCGGCGTCCGGCATCGGATATCGACCCCGCGCCGGGTCAGAAGTTTCATGGCGGGATCACCGATGAGCTCCGACAGGGGGACGGTGTTGTACCCCAGCGTTTTTGGACCACCGGCAGAGAAAAGGGATTCCCTCAACACCGATACGAGAAGCGATGCGCTGACCTGGTCGGATGGCAGATTGGTCGCAGACACGATCAGAAGCTCCCAGAATTTATCGATCGCTTCGGCAGTCTGTCCGTTGTTTCGGAGAAATGTCCGGGCATCCATGTGATCCACCGAAGATTCCCGCTCTGGCAGGGCCCGGGCAATTTTGAGCATCGAGAGACGCGACAGGAAAGACAGTCCCGGAAACATCAGGATTCCTGACAGGAGTCCCAGTTGTCCGTTGTGGAGAGGCAATTCGAGAAAAGACAGTTTTTCTTTCCGGTCCATCATATACAGGGAAAGGGGGTCGAGAAAAGTGAGACGGTTTTCTGTGCCGAGAACCTTCAGGAGGGAACGGGTGGCGACATAGGCGTCCATAAACAGGTGCTGGCCGGTATCGTGCACTTGCCCGTCATGGCTCTCCCGATAGGAGGAGGTTCGGCCTCCCAGACGCGGGCGGGCTTCCAGAAGAACGACTTTCCGTGGGCGCCCCTCGCCGCGCGACAGGACTTCGGCCGCAGAAATACCGGACAGACCGCCGCCAACGATATACAGGACCGGAGGTGAATCAGCCATGGCGATCTTCGCGGGAAGAAGGAACCTTTCTTGCCTCCTCCGGAAAAGAGGCCATCCAGAAACGGAGCAGGAGCCATCCCTTCAAAAGAGGGGACAAACGGATTCGATGCCGGTAGACATCAAACCCGGACTGCCGGATTTTCCGGTGAATTTCCCGATAAAAAATTTCCATGACCCGTGCGGCTTTCATGGTCTTCCACTTCTTCCTGTCGGACAAAAGGGCGAACGCTCGCCGATAATCTTCCTCCGCCCGCATCCAGATTTCTTCAAGAAGTCGCTGGAAACCCGGGTGAAGCCGCCCTTCCAGCACATCCTTGTCCGAGACACCATAGGCCTGCATCCGGTCGGCCGGGAGATAGATGCGGTTCCGCCGGGCATCGCTTTTCAGATCGCGAAGAATGTTTGTCAGCTGGAAGGCCTCTCCCAGAGAATCGGCATAAGATCCCAGTTCCCCGATCTCGCCGCCAAAAATCGGTATGCAGGCACGACCGACGGCACCGGCGGCCAGGTAACAATAGCGTCGGAGCGCTTCGATATCCGGAATCCGGACAGGGCGGAGATCTGTCTCCATGCCGTCAAGAATGTCCCGGAAAAGGGACAGCGGGATGCGCCGGCGATGGACAAGATCCCGAAGATCTTGTCCGAGCGGGTGGGGAAAGGTCTCCGGAAGGGTTTCTCCGGAAAAGAACTCTCTCCACAACAGGAGCCGCTCTTCCGCAAGCGACTTGTCCGGGGTTTCGTCGACGATATCGTCAACAACCCGGCAAAACAGGTAAAACGTCGCCAGGTCCTTCCTGGCTGCCGGATCAAGAAAGAAGAAGGACACGGAAAAGGTGCTTTCCCGAATTCCCTTTCGGGCCTTTTCAAATCCGTCCAGATCCAGAACCGGGCTGTCGGAAGGAAGGGACTGTCTGATGATCCGGTCATTTTGGGGAAGTTCTGTCCTGACATCCATTATCCGCGAATGCTAGCATGATGCCGGCTTTCCTGACAAACCGGAAGACCCTCCGGACTGGAGGGAAGACAGGGGATCTGATAAGATAGAGAAGGACTTTTCCCTAACGAAGGAGCCATGGATGCAGATCGCTCACCAGAATTGGCCAGCCGTCGAACAATATCTGAACTCGCGTTCCGTGCTCCTGATCCCGATCGGAAGCACCGAACAGCATGGACCGAACGGGCTGATCGGAACGGACCATCTTGTCGCCGAATCCCTTGCCCGATCCGTCGGAGAAGAGATGGGCATTCTTGTCGCCCCCACCCTGGCCTATGGAATGTCTCACCATCACCTGGCGTTTCCCGGATCGGCGTCTCTTTCCCCGGAAACACTGATCCGGGTGATTCGGGATGTTGTGACCAGTTTCGCCCGAAACGGGTTCTCCCGATTCTTTTTCATCAATGGACACGGCGGAAACGTGAGCTCAATCCAGGCGGCCTTTTCGGACATTCTTCTGGACCATCCCTCCCTCCGTCTTCAGCTGGCATCCTGGTGGCTGATGCCGGAAGTCACAGACCAGGAAAAGATTTTTTTCGGAACGGAAAACGGCCATCATGCCACGTGCGGGGAAGTCGCCGTCACCTGGCACCTCTATCCCGAGGACGAAACTCCCATTGCCCCGGGAGTCGCACCGGATCCGGAAACGGAATGGCCGGTTGGACCGGAGCGTTACCGCACCCTGTTCCCCGACGGACGGATGGGCTCCAACCCGTCTCTCTCCTCCGGCGAAAAGGGAAAAGTCCTCTTCGAGATCGCCCGGAAGGCCCTGGTTGACCGGATCCGGAAATTTCTGTCCCGGGACGGGGCCGACGTCCGGAAGGGAGCCGGGGAATGACCGGCAGGACCGGACCATGATCATTGTCGTCGCCAACCAGAAGGGCGGCTGCGGGAAAACGACGACCGCCGTCAACCTGGCGGGAGCGCTTGCCGCACGGGGGAAAGACGTGATTTTAGTCGATGCCGATCCCCAGGGTTCTGCCATGAAATGGAGGTCGCTGGCAAACGGGACCTTTCCCCTCCCCGTCGTCTCCATTCCCAAACCGGTGCTGGATCAGGATCTTCCCCAACTGGACCGGAAATACGATTACGTTGTTGCCGATACCCCTCCGGGGATGGAGGAAATTACCCGGAGCGCGCTGGTCTGCGCCCACACGGCGATCATCCCCATGCAACCCAGTCCGCTTGACCTGTGGTCCGGGACCGATATCGTGGGCCTGATACGGCGGGCGGAAATCCTGAACCCCCAACTGCGGACATGGCTGCTCCTGAACAGAAAGATCCAGGGGACCCGCCTCGGCAAGGAATCCTTCGAGGCCCTGAAGGAATTTCCCTACCCCATTCTCAAAACGGAGATCCACCAACGCATCCTCCTGGCCGAAGCCATCATGCACGGCCAGACCATTACGCAGGTCGCACCGGACAGTCCATCGGCCAGAGAATTCCGCGCGCTGTCCGTCGAGATCGTGCCGGAGGCGTAGTCATGAAACCACGTCCGACCCTGAAGGACGTCCTCCGCACCTCGGAGGTGGAGTCCTTTATCCGGGAGGGAAAAACTCCCTCTCTTCCGGAATCGGCGGATCCTGATACCGTCAAAATCACGCTCGGTCTTCCCCGGGAACTCCACGACGCCCTCCAGGTTGTCCTGGAATCCCGCTCCCTGACCCTCGACCAGGCTCTCCGGGAAATGCTCGTCGAATACATTACGAAAGACTGGGAATGG
This genomic interval from Leptospirillum ferriphilum contains the following:
- a CDS encoding creatininase family protein, with product MQIAHQNWPAVEQYLNSRSVLLIPIGSTEQHGPNGLIGTDHLVAESLARSVGEEMGILVAPTLAYGMSHHHLAFPGSASLSPETLIRVIRDVVTSFARNGFSRFFFINGHGGNVSSIQAAFSDILLDHPSLRLQLASWWLMPEVTDQEKIFFGTENGHHATCGEVAVTWHLYPEDETPIAPGVAPDPETEWPVGPERYRTLFPDGRMGSNPSLSSGEKGKVLFEIARKALVDRIRKFLSRDGADVRKGAGE
- the hpnE gene encoding hydroxysqualene dehydroxylase HpnE gives rise to the protein MADSPPVLYIVGGGLSGISAAEVLSRGEGRPRKVVLLEARPRLGGRTSSYRESHDGQVHDTGQHLFMDAYVATRSLLKVLGTENRLTFLDPLSLYMMDRKEKLSFLELPLHNGQLGLLSGILMFPGLSFLSRLSMLKIARALPERESSVDHMDARTFLRNNGQTAEAIDKFWELLIVSATNLPSDQVSASLLVSVLRESLFSAGGPKTLGYNTVPLSELIGDPAMKLLTRRGVDIRCRTPVSRFLVHQNRLTGMQIGKDTRMLGPDDHVIVTVPPWSFEELFPSTEMNNPMIQNIVRLSKPSPILSVHLWFQEPVAVPMMTGFSEHDMHWVFNRDYMMGRALPAILPDKKLADFSYSGPLGDFYPGRMLSCVVSGARESLEEDDDELIEKARKTVLRLSPGSPDKKLVFARVIRERFATPIFSPGQGMWRPLAHSFLDNLWIAGDMQDTGLPATMEGAVRAGFQAAFEVEKRLERRLREDRKYQPGRGEPS
- the parA gene encoding ParA family partition ATPase, translated to MIIVVANQKGGCGKTTTAVNLAGALAARGKDVILVDADPQGSAMKWRSLANGTFPLPVVSIPKPVLDQDLPQLDRKYDYVVADTPPGMEEITRSALVCAHTAIIPMQPSPLDLWSGTDIVGLIRRAEILNPQLRTWLLLNRKIQGTRLGKESFEALKEFPYPILKTEIHQRILLAEAIMHGQTITQVAPDSPSAREFRALSVEIVPEA
- a CDS encoding phytoene/squalene synthase family protein, which encodes MDVRTELPQNDRIIRQSLPSDSPVLDLDGFEKARKGIRESTFSVSFFFLDPAARKDLATFYLFCRVVDDIVDETPDKSLAEERLLLWREFFSGETLPETFPHPLGQDLRDLVHRRRIPLSLFRDILDGMETDLRPVRIPDIEALRRYCYLAAGAVGRACIPIFGGEIGELGSYADSLGEAFQLTNILRDLKSDARRNRIYLPADRMQAYGVSDKDVLEGRLHPGFQRLLEEIWMRAEEDYRRAFALLSDRKKWKTMKAARVMEIFYREIHRKIRQSGFDVYRHRIRLSPLLKGWLLLRFWMASFPEEARKVPSSREDRHG